The following are from one region of the Aspergillus chevalieri M1 DNA, chromosome 1, nearly complete sequence genome:
- a CDS encoding putative transporter (COG:E;~EggNog:ENOG410PFIN;~InterPro:IPR013057;~PFAM:PF01490;~TransMembrane:11 (i217-236o242-264i290-312o324-341i348-370o390-411i432-455o467-485i526-546o552-576i588-609o)) produces the protein MQDPLTTIDTEQQAAEPLGSNPLLESDSYSRSQSSLSENDDLPSSFSARLRQAGGVNSIDNFARSWQRAAYFPEILLRRHSFTATGSDDEWATIQSEEAESQGSQPFSQYGPTRPLLHSDVEEGDENLGRPGLGRGIPGAGITGTSMDRSFGTSYGTISSRVSDATRRHAIQFHREQQAQAATPDDNERDQLLVKQVQHEDGIRENLVVGQSTVPQTIFNSVNVLIGVGLLSLPLAMKQAGWLLGLLFLTFAAVTTSYTAKILAKCLDVDRSLVTYADLAYISFGHRARLVISLLFCLELIGACVALIVLFADSLHVLLPELSILQWKIICGFMLLPLNFVPLRLLSVTSILGILSCTSIVIIIFIDGLIKPDAPGSLRQPARTTLFPDNWATIPLSFGLIMSPWGGHGVFPNIYRDMRHPRKYGKSLWVTYIFTYSLDCAMAVVGWMMFGGAILDEVTANVLMIDQYPRALSLCIIVFIAIIPITKVPLNCRPLVATVEVLCGLGLRPGMNSDDQKGLQGIVRRFSTGIIRILVVVVIVLMAIVFPSFDRIMALMGSALCFTICIILPLAFYLKIFGREMSSSERTLDWILLIISSILATVGTVWAFLPQELITAK, from the exons ATGCAGGACCCTTTAACGACAATTGATACCGAACAGCAAGCCGCAGAGCCGTTAGGTTCGAACCCATTGCTTGAATCGGATAGCTATAGTCGCTCCCAGTCATCATTGTCCGAGAATGATGACCTTCCAAG TTCATTCTCTGCTCGTCTTAGACAGGCAGGTGGCGTAAATAGCATCGACAATTTTGCAAGATCATGGCAAAGAGCAGCATATTTTCCTGAAATCCTTCTACGGCGACACTCGTTCACGGCAACCGggtcagatgatgaatgggcTACTATACAGAGTGAAGAGGCTGAATCGCAAGGTTCCCAACCATTTAGTCAATATGGTCCTACGCGCCCGCTTCTTCATTCTGACGTGGAAGAGGGAGATGAAAACTTGGGTCGTCCTGGCTTGGGGAGAGGTATTCCAGGCGCTGGAATTACCGGAACGTCTATGGATAGAAGCTTTGGAACTTCATACGGGACCATCTCTTCGCGAGTCAGTGATGCGACTCGGAGACATGCAATCCAGTTTCACAGAGAGCAACAAGCACAGGCAGCTACACCCGATGATAATGAACGAGACCAGCTACTCGTCAAGCAAGTACAACACGAAGACGGGATTAGGGAGAATCTCGTCGTCGGCCAATCGACTGTACCGCAAACCATTTTCAATTCGGTTAATGTCTTGATAGGTGTCGGTTTATTGAGTCTGCCTCTGGCGATGAAGCAGGCTGGATGGCTCCTGGGATTGTTGTTCCTCACTTTTGCTGCAGTGACTACATCCTATACTGCTAAAATCCTCGCTAAATGTCTAGATGTGGATCGGAGTCTCGTCACGTATGCCGATTTGGCATACATCAGTTTCGGACATCGTGCACGGTTGGTGATTAGTCTTTTGTTCTGCTTAGAACTCATAGGGGCTTGTGTTGCCTTGATAGTGCTTTTTGCGGACAGCCTTCATGTCCTACTACCGGAGCTTAGCATTCTTCAATGGAAGATTATATGTGGATTTATGCTTCTTCCGCTCAATTTTGTACCTTTACGGCTCCTGAGCGTGACGAGTATCCTGGGCATATTGTCTTGCACGTCAA TCGTGATCATAATCTTCATCGATGGCTTGATCAAACCGGACGCTCCGGGTTCGCTTCGTCAACCTGCCAGAACGACCTTGTTCCCTGACAATTGGGCTACTATTCCTCTAAGCTTTGGTTTGATCATGT CACCCTGGGGTGGGCATGGAGTCTTCCCTAATATATACAGGGATATGAGACACCCCCGGAAGTATGGCAAAAGCCTCTGGGTAACCTACATATTTACG TACTCTCTTGATTGCGCAATGGCAGTTGTGGGTTGGATGATGTTTGGGGGTGCAATCTTGGATGAGGTCACGGCCAATGTGCTCATGATAGATCAATATCCACGAGCCCTCTCCCTTTGCATCATAGTGTTCATTGCAATCATTCCAATCACCAAAGTGCCTTTGAA CTGCCGGCCTCTGGTTGCAACGGTCGAAGTGCTGTGCGGGCTCGGGCTACGCCCTGGTATGAATTCAGATGACCAGAAGGGGCTGCAAGGAATTGTCCGCCGGTTTTCAACAGGTATAATTCGTATACTCGTTGTGGTTGTTATTGTGCTCATGGCAATCGTCTTTCCCTCTTTTGATCGAATCATGGCACTAATGGGGTCCGCTTTGTGCTTCACGATTTGCATCATATTGCCCCTCGCGTTCTATCTGAAGATCTTTGGGAGAGAAATGAGTTCTAGTGAACGCACTTTGGACTGGATTCTTCTCATCATATCCTCGATTCTAGCCACTGTCGGGACCGTTTGGGCGTTTTTACCGCAAGAGCTTATTACTGCGAAATAA
- a CDS encoding 25S rRNA (adenine2142-N1)-methyltransferase (BUSCO:EOG09263PWF;~COG:S;~EggNog:ENOG410PI7W;~InterPro:IPR021867,IPR029063;~PFAM:PF11968), which yields MTSKKQSKNKKPMLLSHSRPPTARAKTAALSSKATRNLIRSHHRLLKSRAQALQSGDQALVDKLDAQIRENGGLESYQLASKLGQSSARGGDSSKVLVDWIDPQLSLLKDTPFRLRVLEIGALSTKNACSMRKSLDVTRIDLNSQEPGILKQDFMERPLPRSDDDRFHLISLSLVLNYVPSAEGRGEMLKRCVTFLTNQLPSGCPVSFAPSLFLVLPLPCVKNSRYLTESRLREMLSSMGFVMIQCKQTSKLIFQLWEHRQNYKPKLFKKEILNDGKTRNNFAIVLRDDHKLGMK from the coding sequence ATGACTTCGAAGAAACAGTCCAAGAACAAAAAGCCTATGCTACTTTCTCACTCCCGTCCGCCGACAGCCAGAGCTAAAACCGCAGCTTTGTCCTCAAAAGCTACTCGGAACCTCATTCGTTCCCATCATCGTCTTCTCAAATCTCGGGCCCAAGCTTTACAGTCGGGCGATCAGGCTTTAGTCGACAAACTTGACGCGCAAATTCGAGAAAATGGTGGTTTGGAAAGTTACCAACTCGCCAGCAAGCTGGGCCAGTCATCAGCTCGCGGGGGAGATTCGAGCAAGGTCTTGGTTGATTGGATAGACCCACAACTATCGTTGTTGAAAGACACGCCTTTTCGACTTCGAGTGCTCGAGATCGGGGCTCTCAGTACTAAAAATGCATGTTCCATGAGAAAGTCGCTCGATGTCACGAGGATAGATCTAAATTCTCAGGAACCGGGAATATTGAAACAAGATTTTATGGAGAGACCTCTTCCTCGCAGCGACGACGATCGATTTCACCTCATCAGCCTGTCTTTGGTACTTAACTACGTCCCAAGTGccgaaggaagaggagaaatgCTGAAGCGTTGCGTGACCTTCCTCACAAATCAATTACCGTCAGGCTGCCCTGTCTCCTTTGCGCCTAGCTTATTTCTGGTCTTGCCTCTTCCATGCGTCAAAAACTCGCGTTATCTCACCGAAAGCAGGCTGCGGGAGATGCTGTCTAGCATGGGATTTGTCATGATACAGTGCAAGCAAACTTCTAAGCTGATATTTCAGCTTTGGGAACATCGCCAGAATTACAAGCCGAAGCTATTCAAGAAAGAGATTTTGAATGATGGCAAAACGAGGAACAATTTTGCCATTGTCCTCCGTGACGATCACAAGCTAGGCATGAAATAA
- the RPL25 gene encoding 60S ribosomal protein uL23 (BUSCO:EOG092657YR;~COG:J;~EggNog:ENOG410PPAS;~InterPro:IPR005633,IPR012678,IPR013025,IPR012677;~PFAM:PF00276,PF03939;~go_component: GO:0005840 - ribosome [Evidence IEA];~go_function: GO:0003735 - structural constituent of ribosome [Evidence IEA];~go_process: GO:0006412 - translation [Evidence IEA]), which translates to MAPKAENKQGKTNPSNKAGAAAKAVLKGAGAHKARKIRTSTTFHRPKTLQLSRSPKYPRKSVPHGPRLDSHKVILYPLNTESAMKKIEENNTLVFIVDVKANKRQIKQALKKLYDVETVKVNSLVRYEDFRFPVFGEYCGFCSGHVSNHNLYRPDGSKKVYARLTPDVDALDIAATKLAIV; encoded by the exons ATGGCCCCTAAGGCGGAAAACAAGCAAG GCAAGACCAACCCCAGCAACAAGGCTGGCGCTGCCGCCAAGGCAGTTCTGAAGGGTGCAGGT GCGCACAAGGCTCGCAAGATCCGCACCTCGACTACCTTCCACCGCCCCAAGACCCTTCAGCTCTCCCGGTCGCCCAAGTATCCCCGCAAGTCGGTCCCCCATGGCCCCCGTCTCGACTCGCACAAGGTCATCCTCTACCCCCTTAACACCGAGAGCGCCATGAAGAAGATCGAGGAAAACAACACCCTTGTCTTCATCGTCGACGTCAAGGCCAACAAGCGCCAGATCAAGCAGGCCCTCAAAAAGCTCTACGATGTTGAGACCGTCAAGGTTAACTCCCTCGTCAGGTATGAGGACTTCCGCTTTCCCGTTTTTGGCGAATATTGTGGGTTTTGCTCTGGGCATGTTTCTAACCATAATCTCTACAGACCCGATGGCTCGAAGAAGGTCTACGCGCGGTTAACCCCTGATGTTGATGCTCTGGACATTGCTGCTACCAAGCTTGCTATTGTCTAG
- the TIM8 gene encoding Tim10/DDP family zinc finger protein (COG:U;~EggNog:ENOG410PQY8;~InterPro:IPR004217,IPR035427,IPR039238;~PFAM:PF02953;~go_component: GO:0005758 - mitochondrial intermembrane space [Evidence IEA];~go_process: GO:0072321 - chaperone-mediated protein transport [Evidence IEA]), with protein MDPTAQLDLSKLSDADKKELNQFLTNEAQKSNIQQTVHHLADVCWKKCITGKVSSGRLDRTEEACAQNCVERWMDTNLSVLKHLESLRGQ; from the exons ATGGACCCCACGGCACAGCTCGACCTCTCCAAGCTCAGTGATGCCGATAAGAAGGAATTGAACCAGTTCTTGACCAACGAGGCCCAGAAGTCAAACATCCAGCAGA CCGTTCACCACCTCGCCGATGTCTGCTGGAAGAAGTGCATTACCGGAAAGGTCTCCTCGGGACGTTTGGACCGGACCGAAGAGGCCTGCGCACAGAACTGCGTCGAAAGGTGGATGGACACCAACCTGTCCGTTTTGAAGCATTTGGAGTCTCTTCGCGGACAGTAA